A genomic region of Rhodohalobacter sp. SW132 contains the following coding sequences:
- the ubiE gene encoding bifunctional demethylmenaquinone methyltransferase/2-methoxy-6-polyprenyl-1,4-benzoquinol methylase UbiE, whose product MSEKVRDMFADIADDYDKINSILSFGVHNGWRKKAVQMSGAQPGDRVLDCATGTGDLAFEFKNRVGHTGSVTGTDFCKEMIEHAPAKADKKQMVVEFEVADAMDLPYEDNSFDIASIAFGIRNVDDPKICLQEMARVVRPGGRVVVLEFGQPGGVVKYPYEFYSKHVMPAIGGWISGNRDAYTYLPETSAAFPAGRAFMDLMDNTGVFREKKSESLTGGIAYVYVGTVKDN is encoded by the coding sequence ATGAGTGAAAAAGTTCGTGACATGTTTGCTGATATTGCTGATGATTATGATAAAATCAACAGTATACTTTCGTTTGGGGTACATAACGGCTGGCGTAAAAAAGCGGTACAGATGAGCGGCGCTCAACCGGGTGACCGTGTCCTGGATTGTGCAACCGGAACTGGCGATCTCGCTTTTGAATTTAAGAATCGTGTAGGGCATACCGGGTCGGTTACCGGTACCGATTTTTGTAAAGAGATGATTGAACACGCCCCTGCAAAAGCAGATAAAAAGCAAATGGTTGTAGAGTTTGAAGTGGCAGATGCCATGGATTTACCCTACGAAGATAATTCATTCGATATTGCAAGTATCGCTTTTGGCATCCGTAATGTAGATGATCCGAAAATTTGCCTTCAGGAGATGGCCAGGGTGGTCCGGCCCGGCGGACGGGTTGTAGTTCTCGAATTTGGCCAGCCCGGTGGTGTGGTCAAATACCCGTATGAATTTTACAGTAAACACGTGATGCCTGCAATCGGCGGCTGGATCAGCGGGAATCGAGACGCCTACACCTATCTGCCGGAAACCAGTGCGGCATTTCCGGCCGGCCGCGCTTTTATGGATCTTATGGACAACACCGGTGTATTCAGAGAAAAAAAATCGGAAAGTCTTACCGGTGGTATTGCCTACGTATATGTGGGCACCGTAAAAGATAATTAG